A genome region from Mercenaria mercenaria strain notata chromosome 11, MADL_Memer_1, whole genome shotgun sequence includes the following:
- the LOC123530940 gene encoding BTB/POZ domain-containing protein 6-like, whose product MASPTAWQTERSFEQTNWHMLQDGTLCDVTFFVGNEKKEEVKAHKFILASRSPVFYAMFCGSLAESSKILQVPDIEHEIFRVLLQFIYTEDCTVNEDNVMPILYSAKKYETSRLTEKCKDYLNTQLSTDNVCVILQHAHKFDEAELEQKCLQFIFDKGDDVLKSDGFSSLPKEVLQKIIESDSLNADELSIYDACKRWAVEQQKPKSRKPVYSETELRQELGELVYFIRFPTMSLETFAKRVAVEDILTPEEKVSVFQSLAGVYTKTLLHRFRNTKRKRVLKLSRFDSSYPSGWTYAGAPDAINFKVSCKCTLLGVSLFAPCVTGTVEGEVSLKNGTSTLASRSDVRIEYEQSKHVEDVLFDQSYTVEPGKEYTIHTLLKGTETYRGDNGKQRISSGTFDLSFFSSDASKNGTSVDRGQIHSFILEVFTTA is encoded by the exons ATGGCAAGTCCAACAGCTTGGCAAACAGAAAGATCATTTGAACAGACAAACTGGCACATGTTGCAAGATGGCACACTTTGTGACGTCACTTTCTTTGTCGGGAATGAAAAGAAAGAAGAAGTGAAAGCTCACAAGTTTATCCTGGCGAGCAGAAGTCCCGTATTCTATGCTATGTTCTGTGGTTCACTCGCAGAGTCAAGTAAAATCTTACAAGTTCCAGATATAGAACACGAGATATTCCGAGTATTATTACA GTTCATCTATACTGAAGACTGCACAGTCAACGAGGACAACGTCATGCCCATTTTATATAGTGCGAAGAAATACGAAACCAGTCGGCTTACAGAGAAATGTAAAGATTACTTAAATACCCAACTCTCCACGGACAATGTCTGCGTCATACTACAGCATGCACACAAGTTTGATGAAGCTGAACTAGAACAAAAATGTCTTCAGTTTATTTTTGACAAGGGGGATGACGTACTTAAATCCGATGGATTTTCTTCTCTACCAAAAGAAGTACTTCAGAAAATTATCGAATCGGATAGTCTCAATGCTGATGAATTAAGTATTTACGATGCATGCAAGAGATGGGCAGTTGAGCAACAGAAACCAAAAAGCAGAAAACCGGTATATTCTGAAACTGAACTTAGACAGGAACTAGGGGAATTAGTATATTTTATAAGGTTCCCTACAATGTCGTTAGAAACATTTGCAAAACGTGTAGCCGTAGAAGACATTTTAACACCAGAAGAAAAGGTCAGTGTTTTTCAAAGTTTAGCAGGTGTCTACACTAAAACGCTGTTACATCGATTTCGTAATACTAAACGTAAACGAGTCTTAAAGTTGTCAAGATTCGATTCAAGCTACCCCAGCGGTTGGACTTATGCCGGGGCTCCAGATGCAATTAACTTTAAAGTGTCCTGTAAGTGTACACTTTTAGGTGTAAGTCTGTTTGCGCCGTGTGTGACGGGAACGGTAGAGGGAGAAGTTAGTTTAAAAAATGGAACTTCGACTTTAGCATCTAGAAGTGATGTTAGGATAGAATATGAGCAGTCGAAGCACGTCGAGGATGTGCTGTTTGATCAATCATACACAGTTGAACCAGGAAAGGAATATACAATACATACTTTGTTGAAAGGCACAGAAACATATCGCGGCGATAATGGCAAACAGAGGATTTCCTCTGGTACATTTGATCTGTCTTTCTTCTCAAGCGATGCTAGTAAAAATGGCACATCCGTAGATAGAGGACAAATTCATTCCTTTATTCTAGAAGTATTTACTACTGCATGA
- the LOC128546764 gene encoding BTB/POZ domain-containing protein 6-like: MACPTKTLAWQTERAFEEANWHMLQDGILCDVTFLAGSSKKEEVKAHKFILASRSPVFYAMFCGSLAESSNTVQIPDIEPGIFRDLLRFIYTEDCTINEDNVMPLLYSAKKYETSRLTEKCKDYLNTQLSIDNVCVILQHAHKFDEGELEEKCLEFVLENGENVLKSDGFSSLSKAVLQKIIESDKLKAGELNIYDACKRWAVQQCEKKGDKREILPADLRAKLGDLIYLIRFPTLSIDVFSKHARILGVSLFSPGTPGTLVGNLSLQCCSSILTSKSDLKISFQESKYSEEVLFDNPQIVEPEKEYSIYAELKGPNTYKGENGLAEASSDSSYLTLSHPVAKRCSNYRSRCKPTHRRHSNCMSEKKRDNVFLTDFKSALQALSAVHQTT; this comes from the exons ATGGCATGTCCAACAAAAACCTTAGCTTGGCAAACTGAACGAGCGTTTGAAGAAGCAAACTGGCacatgttacaagatggtatactTTGTGACGTCACGTTTTTGGCGGGAAGTAGCAAGAAAGAAGAAGTGAAAGCTCATAAATTTATTCTGGCGAGCAGAAGTCCTGTATTTTACGCGATGTTCTGTGGTTCACTAGCAGAGTCCAGCAATACAGTACAAATTCCAGATATAGAACCCGGGATATTCCGAGACTTATTAAG gtTCATTTATACCGAAGATTGCACAATCAACGAGGACAATGTCATGCCCCTTTTATACAGTGCCAAAAAGTATGAAACCAGCCGGCTTACCGAGAAATGTAAAGATTACTTAAACACCCAGCTTTCTATCGACAACGTCTGTGTCATACTACAACATGCacacaagtttgatgaaggtgAACTAGAAGAAAAATGTCTTGAGTTTGTTCTTGAGAATGGAGAAAATGTACTAAAATCCGATGGGTTTTCTTCTTTATCAAAAGCAGTTCTTCAAAAAATCATCGAATCAGATAAGCTGAAAGCAGGCGAGTTAAATATTTACGATGCATGCAAGAGATGGGCAGTTCAGCAGTGTGAAAAGAAAGGTGATAAACGGGAGATTTTACCCGCTGATTTGAGAGCGAAACTTGGTGATTTGATCTACTTGATAAGGTTTCCTACATTGTCTATTGACGTGTTTTCAAAACAC GCTAGAATTTTAGGTGTGAGTCTGTTTTCGCCTGGTACTCCGGGAACATTAGTAGGAAATCTCAGCTTGCAATGTTGCAGCTCAATATTAACATCAAAGAGCGATTTAAAGATATCGTTTCAGGAGTCAAAGTACAGCGAGGAAGTTTTATTTGATAATCCACAGATAGTAGAACCTGAGAAAGAATATTCAATTTATGCAGAACTTAAAGGTCCTAACACATATAAAGGCGAAAATGGTCTTGCGGAAGCTTCCTCAG acagctcctaTCTCACACTCTCTCATCCAGTCGCCAAGAGATGCTCAaactacagatccagatgcaagcccacacatcggcgacactcgaacTGTATGAGCGAGAAGAAAAGGGACAATGTATTCCTAACAGACTtcaagtcagctcttcaggctctctcagcagtccatcagacaacttaa